The Gemmatimonas phototrophica region GTATTGAGCTGGAGCTGGTGCCGCGCGTGAATGGGTTGCCTGACGAAGACACCTTGGTGCAGGCCATTGAACAGCGCACCGATGTGGTGGCGGTGGTGGTCAGCTGGGTGCAGTTCGCGACGGGTTTTGTGGCCGACCTCGAGCGCATTGGCCATGCCTGTCGGGGCAAGGGCATCTTTTTCATTGTGGATGGCATTCAGGGGTGCGGGGTGCGCCCCATCAACCTGCATGCCTTGCCGGTGGATCTGTTTGCCAGCGGCGCGCAGAAGTGGCAGCTAGGCCCGTGGGGGACCGGTTTTGTGTACGTGCGCCGCGAATTGATCACCGCGCTCGAGCCGCACGATGTGGGGTGGGCGTGCATGAAGAGCACCACCGATTACACGCGCCTCACCGACTACGAGTTCGATTTCTTCGATGATGCCCGTCGCTTTGAAGTGGTAACGCTCGCGTACCACGATTTTGCCGTGGCCAACGCCGGGACGTCGCTCCTGCTGGAGCTCGGGGTGGCCAACGTGGCCGCCCATCTCGACGCCTTGGGCACCCGCCTGGTGGAGTGGGCGCAGTCGCGGCGGGATGTGCGGCTCGTGACGCCGCCACTTTCGTCCCGTCGCGCTGGTGTCGTGGCCTTTGCTCCCGACGCGCTCGACGAAAT contains the following coding sequences:
- a CDS encoding aminotransferase class V-fold PLP-dependent enzyme, with amino-acid sequence MIDTTALRHREYAWMATDPGIYLNAASVGPMPQRAVTVANEWSALRAQPHHLPFQRMLDAASTARQNFAALVGADADEIALMPNTTYGLNLAARALPLRPGVILSFDGEFPSCVYPFQALGSRGIELELVPRVNGLPDEDTLVQAIEQRTDVVAVVVSWVQFATGFVADLERIGHACRGKGIFFIVDGIQGCGVRPINLHALPVDLFASGAQKWQLGPWGTGFVYVRRELITALEPHDVGWACMKSTTDYTRLTDYEFDFFDDARRFEVVTLAYHDFAVANAGTSLLLELGVANVAAHLDALGTRLVEWAQSRRDVRLVTPPLSSRRAGVVAFAPDALDEMAARLTRAHVTFTVREGAIRLSPHCYNSMDDIHQVLGLLE